The Acidimicrobiales bacterium genome has a window encoding:
- a CDS encoding thiamine diphosphokinase: MAVRHARVIASGAHLAPLVGAAADIVICADGGLAAAIEAQLRVDVVVGDLDSASAADLDAAAAAGAEILRHPATKDETDLELALLEAMDRGAASIAVHLADGGRLDHQLANLVVLASPRWRSARVSAWVGENRVWVVHGELELPLAAGAAVALQAVAGPATVTTTGLAYPLHGEVLRSTEARGIANEVISAPATVRVDDGVVLVLSPPGQSAQAT; this comes from the coding sequence ATGGCTGTTCGACACGCGCGGGTGATCGCGTCCGGCGCTCACCTCGCACCGCTGGTCGGGGCGGCGGCGGACATCGTCATCTGTGCCGACGGTGGCCTGGCGGCGGCGATCGAGGCGCAGCTCCGCGTCGACGTGGTCGTCGGTGACCTCGATTCGGCGTCGGCTGCGGACCTGGACGCCGCGGCGGCGGCGGGGGCCGAGATCCTCCGCCATCCGGCCACCAAGGACGAGACCGACCTCGAACTCGCGCTTCTCGAGGCCATGGACCGGGGCGCCGCGTCGATCGCCGTGCATCTCGCCGACGGCGGCCGCCTCGATCACCAGCTGGCCAACCTGGTCGTGTTGGCCTCACCACGTTGGCGGTCGGCGCGGGTCAGCGCGTGGGTGGGGGAGAACCGGGTGTGGGTGGTGCATGGCGAGCTCGAGTTGCCGCTGGCGGCCGGCGCGGCCGTTGCGTTGCAGGCCGTTGCCGGACCGGCGACGGTCACCACGACCGGCCTGGCGTATCCACTCCACGGCGAGGTACTGCGCTCCACCGAGGCACGCGGCATCGCCAATGAGGTGATCTCGGCGCCGGCGACGGTGCGGGTCGACGATGGCGTCGTGCTGGTGCTGAGCCCGCCGGGTCAATCGGCCCAGGCGACGTAG
- a CDS encoding ATP-binding cassette domain-containing protein, with translation MTEPVLRLQGVHRTTDGVEILRGIDWTIAPGQHWVVLGPNGCGKTTLVRIASMWLHPSGGDVEVLGERLGRTDVRRLRERVGFASASMADLLRGDLPVADVVMTARNGALEPWWHDYDDADREAAARALERVGIAHLSTRRFGACSSGERQRVLVARALSTDPGLLLLDEPTAALDLAGREHFVRMLSGLAADPSMPPMALVTHHVEEIPDGFTHALLVKQGRVLVAGPLDEVLTAPNLSSCFDLALTLERRRGRYVAWAD, from the coding sequence GTGACCGAGCCGGTCCTGCGGCTGCAGGGGGTGCACCGCACCACCGACGGCGTGGAGATCCTCCGCGGCATCGACTGGACCATCGCGCCGGGCCAGCACTGGGTCGTCCTCGGGCCCAACGGCTGCGGCAAGACCACCCTCGTTCGGATCGCGTCGATGTGGCTCCACCCGTCGGGGGGCGACGTCGAGGTGCTCGGCGAACGGCTTGGCCGCACCGACGTGCGCCGTCTCCGCGAGCGGGTCGGCTTCGCCAGCGCCTCGATGGCCGACCTGCTCCGTGGGGATCTCCCCGTTGCCGACGTGGTGATGACGGCCCGCAACGGCGCGCTCGAACCCTGGTGGCACGACTACGACGACGCCGACCGGGAGGCCGCGGCCCGAGCGCTCGAGCGCGTCGGCATTGCCCACCTGTCGACCCGCCGATTCGGCGCCTGCTCGTCGGGCGAGCGGCAGCGAGTGCTCGTGGCCCGTGCGCTGTCGACCGACCCGGGCCTGCTGCTGCTCGACGAACCGACGGCGGCCCTCGACCTCGCCGGACGGGAGCACTTCGTACGAATGCTGAGCGGACTCGCCGCCGATCCGTCGATGCCGCCGATGGCCCTCGTCACCCACCATGTCGAGGAGATCCCCGACGGCTTCACCCATGCGCTGCTCGTGAAACAGGGGCGGGTGCTCGTCGCCGGGCCGCTCGACGAGGTACTCACCGCCCCCAACCTGTCGTCGTGCTTCGACCTGGCGCTCACGCTCGAGCGTCGTCGGGGCCGCTACGTCGCCTGGGCCGATTGA
- a CDS encoding sulfite exporter TauE/SafE family protein produces the protein MSVDTDVLILAAVVMAAAATVQASVGFGANLLAAPVFAMLDPDLVPGPIFIAAGTLTFAMAMRERDEVDRTVVGWATAGRIPGSVVGAFVLAAATDRSIQLMVGITILVAVALSSGLVRIPERRATFFGAGTVSGFGATTASIGGPPLALALQHRSGPSLRATMSAFFAFGTLISLPAIAAAGRLGTDELLVGAALVPGAMVGFVAAGPLRPRVDAGRVRPLVLGVASFAAVVLIVRTI, from the coding sequence ATGAGCGTCGACACCGACGTGCTCATCCTGGCCGCCGTCGTGATGGCCGCAGCCGCGACCGTGCAGGCGTCGGTGGGGTTCGGCGCCAATCTGCTGGCCGCTCCCGTGTTCGCGATGCTCGACCCCGATCTCGTGCCCGGGCCGATCTTCATCGCTGCCGGCACCCTCACCTTCGCCATGGCCATGCGGGAACGAGACGAGGTCGATCGAACGGTCGTCGGCTGGGCCACCGCCGGGAGGATCCCGGGATCCGTCGTCGGCGCCTTCGTGCTGGCGGCGGCCACCGATCGCTCCATCCAGCTCATGGTGGGCATCACCATCCTCGTCGCCGTCGCCTTGTCGAGCGGCCTCGTTCGCATCCCGGAACGACGCGCCACCTTCTTCGGCGCCGGCACCGTCTCCGGCTTCGGCGCCACAACTGCGTCCATCGGCGGACCGCCGCTCGCGCTCGCTCTGCAACATCGCAGCGGTCCGTCGCTCCGGGCGACGATGAGCGCCTTCTTCGCGTTCGGCACCCTCATCAGCCTCCCCGCCATTGCCGCCGCCGGCCGACTCGGCACCGACGAGCTGCTGGTCGGGGCCGCGCTCGTTCCCGGCGCCATGGTGGGCTTCGTCGCCGCCGGGCCGCTGCGACCCCGGGTGGATGCCGGACGGGTCCGACCCCTCGTTCTCGGGGTGGCCTCGTTCGCCGCAGTGGTGCTGATCGTGCGGACGATCTGA
- a CDS encoding ABC transporter ATP-binding protein, with protein sequence MFAAGGGFSGGGGPTSMQANAAAGLPHADVPGNLRDKVEAVLEEEPEHIVEPVDWTHDEWDRRPFGLRLFLWPHRWRLGGAIFLVLIETLALMIGPVLTQIGIDDGVRVGDKSVLVVVAGIYVVAVALSAVLGWARVSYTGRLGERLNEALRIRVFSHMQRQGVDFHTDEKAGVLLTRMTSDIEALAVLFQEGIVNLLVQVFTLLVITGALFYYDPLLALITLAVAVPPTLVTSLWFRNVSSRSYLLVRDRIAALLSNLQESLAGIRVIAAHNRRAVNVAAHRDVVGEHRDAGIAAARANSTYAPLTELIGICTQATLLGVGGAMVTRGRISVGEMAAFLLFLTSFFAPIQTLVQLYNSYQQGGAAIVKLRELLGTEPSVVQKPDATVLPPIDGEIELHDVTFSYVDGRPVLRDVNLRIAPGETVAFVGETGAGKSTVARLLTRFHDPDRGAVTIDGHDLRDVTIESLRSQLGVVPQEPFLFAGLVRDNVAFARPTATDDELTDALVAVGIDDLVDRLGGLDAVVHERGASLSAGERQLLALARAFVARPRVLILDEATSNLDLNSESRVEKALDVVLEGRTAVIIAHRLATARRADRIAVVHDGEIVELGSHDELVAHEGRYASMYATWVAHGGAE encoded by the coding sequence ATGTTCGCCGCAGGCGGCGGCTTCTCGGGAGGCGGAGGACCGACCTCGATGCAGGCCAATGCCGCGGCCGGGCTTCCCCATGCCGATGTGCCCGGCAACCTGCGCGACAAGGTCGAGGCGGTGCTCGAGGAAGAGCCGGAGCACATCGTCGAACCGGTCGACTGGACCCACGACGAATGGGACCGGCGTCCGTTCGGCTTGCGGCTCTTCCTGTGGCCGCATCGTTGGCGACTGGGCGGAGCGATCTTTCTGGTCCTGATCGAGACGCTCGCACTGATGATCGGGCCGGTACTCACCCAGATCGGGATCGACGACGGGGTGCGAGTGGGCGACAAGTCGGTCCTCGTCGTGGTCGCAGGGATCTATGTCGTCGCCGTGGCGCTGTCGGCCGTGCTCGGCTGGGCCCGCGTGTCCTACACGGGCCGACTCGGCGAACGGCTGAACGAGGCGTTGCGGATCCGCGTGTTCAGCCACATGCAACGCCAGGGCGTCGACTTCCACACCGACGAGAAGGCCGGTGTGCTCCTCACCCGGATGACCTCCGACATCGAGGCGCTCGCCGTGCTCTTCCAGGAGGGCATCGTCAACCTGCTGGTGCAGGTCTTCACCCTGCTCGTGATCACGGGGGCGCTGTTCTACTACGACCCGCTCCTCGCCCTGATCACGCTCGCCGTGGCCGTACCCCCGACGCTGGTCACCTCGCTCTGGTTCCGCAACGTCTCGTCGCGCTCCTACCTGCTGGTGCGCGATCGCATCGCCGCGCTGTTGTCGAACCTGCAGGAGTCGCTCGCCGGTATCCGGGTGATCGCCGCCCACAATCGCCGCGCCGTCAACGTGGCCGCGCATCGCGACGTCGTCGGCGAGCACCGTGACGCGGGCATCGCTGCGGCCAGGGCCAACTCGACCTACGCCCCGCTGACCGAGCTCATCGGCATCTGCACCCAGGCGACCCTGCTCGGCGTGGGCGGCGCGATGGTCACGCGGGGCCGTATCTCGGTCGGCGAGATGGCCGCGTTCCTGCTCTTCCTGACCAGCTTCTTCGCCCCGATCCAGACGCTGGTGCAGCTCTACAACTCCTACCAGCAGGGCGGCGCGGCCATCGTGAAGCTGCGCGAGCTGCTCGGCACCGAGCCGTCGGTGGTGCAAAAGCCCGACGCCACGGTGCTGCCGCCGATCGACGGTGAGATCGAACTGCACGACGTCACCTTCAGCTACGTCGACGGCCGACCGGTGCTACGTGACGTGAACCTGCGCATCGCCCCCGGCGAGACCGTCGCCTTCGTCGGCGAGACCGGCGCGGGGAAGTCGACGGTGGCCCGCCTGCTCACCCGGTTCCACGACCCGGACCGGGGGGCCGTCACGATCGATGGCCACGACCTGCGCGACGTGACCATCGAGAGCCTGCGTTCCCAGCTCGGCGTGGTGCCCCAGGAGCCCTTCCTCTTCGCCGGTCTCGTGCGCGACAACGTGGCGTTCGCCCGGCCGACGGCCACCGACGACGAGCTCACCGACGCACTGGTCGCCGTCGGCATCGACGATCTCGTCGACCGACTCGGCGGCCTCGACGCGGTCGTGCACGAGCGCGGGGCCTCGCTGTCAGCCGGCGAGCGGCAACTGCTGGCCCTCGCCCGTGCCTTCGTGGCCCGGCCCCGCGTGCTGATACTCGACGAGGCGACCTCGAACCTCGATCTCAACTCCGAGTCACGCGTCGAGAAGGCCCTCGACGTCGTGCTCGAGGGCCGTACCGCGGTGATCATCGCCCACCGTCTCGCCACCGCTCGGCGGGCCGACCGCATCGCGGTCGTGCACGACGGCGAGATCGTCGAACTCGGCAGCCACGACGAACTGGTCGCCCATGAGGGGCGCTACGCCTCGATGTACGCCACTTGGGTGGCCCATGGCGGCGCGGAATGA
- a CDS encoding ABC transporter ATP-binding protein encodes MPMSTTSLPDSAPRAAPGTTSRYSRPRHAIDPDTTKGWLRRLSPVVWSQRNIFVIGITSGLIATLATVLVPLAVGRGLDAIDEGATVTPYVVALFVLAFCRFVFGFGYRYNLFRAAHRIEADLRNLIYERLTELSFGYWDRMQSGQVISRANSDIRSIQILFSFGPLIAMQLVLLVIAVIVMVAIDLGLTAVALAPLPFVFLIGVRLRNRIFPLSWVVQARQADVATIVDENIQGTRVVKAFAQEPRQVQLLAEAARRLRWAGTEVADTRASHAPAMEAFPRLGLALVLLYGGLQAIDGDLRIGSLVAFSAYVVLLATPFRMVGFMLLQWQRASAASVRVFEILDEPPAITDPPDPVRLPDPEGRIEFDHVRFAYPVSDGTEVLTDLSFTVDPGETVAIVGATGSGKSTIARLLPRFYDVDDGWVFVDDHDVRNLSLHDLRDTVNVVTDDPFLFATSVFDNVAFARPDAPPHLVDEAIADAAAADFVADLPGGVDSEIGERGLTLSGGQRQRIALARALLADPKILVLDDATSAIDVAVEERIHDAIRRRQADRTTILIAHRLSTIALADRVLLMEGGRIVASGAHHHLLATDPRYAAILADIQEGDS; translated from the coding sequence ATGCCGATGTCCACGACGAGCCTTCCCGACTCGGCCCCCCGCGCGGCTCCCGGCACCACGAGCCGCTATTCGCGTCCGCGGCACGCGATCGATCCGGACACCACGAAGGGCTGGCTGCGCCGTCTGTCGCCGGTGGTGTGGTCGCAGCGCAACATCTTCGTCATCGGCATCACCTCGGGTCTGATCGCGACGTTGGCCACCGTGCTCGTCCCGCTCGCCGTCGGTCGAGGCCTCGACGCGATCGACGAGGGCGCCACCGTCACGCCGTATGTCGTCGCCCTCTTCGTGCTCGCGTTCTGCCGATTCGTCTTCGGTTTCGGGTACCGCTACAACCTGTTCCGGGCCGCCCACCGCATCGAGGCCGACCTGCGCAACCTGATCTACGAACGGCTCACCGAGTTGTCGTTCGGCTACTGGGATCGCATGCAGAGCGGTCAGGTGATCAGTCGGGCCAACTCCGACATCCGCTCGATACAGATCCTCTTCTCGTTCGGACCGCTCATCGCGATGCAGCTCGTGCTGCTGGTGATCGCCGTCATCGTCATGGTCGCGATCGACCTCGGTTTGACGGCCGTCGCGCTCGCGCCGCTGCCCTTCGTCTTCCTCATCGGCGTCCGGCTCCGCAATCGCATCTTCCCGCTGTCGTGGGTCGTCCAGGCCCGCCAGGCCGACGTGGCCACGATCGTCGACGAGAACATCCAGGGCACGCGGGTGGTCAAAGCCTTCGCCCAGGAACCGCGCCAGGTCCAGCTGCTGGCCGAGGCGGCCCGGCGGCTCCGGTGGGCCGGCACCGAGGTGGCCGACACCCGCGCCAGCCACGCGCCGGCCATGGAGGCCTTTCCCCGGCTCGGGCTCGCGCTGGTGCTGCTCTACGGTGGCCTCCAGGCGATCGACGGCGACCTCAGGATCGGCTCGCTCGTCGCCTTCAGCGCCTATGTGGTGCTGCTGGCCACACCGTTCCGCATGGTCGGGTTCATGCTGCTCCAGTGGCAGCGCGCATCGGCGGCGTCGGTGCGGGTGTTCGAGATTCTCGACGAGCCCCCGGCCATCACCGACCCGCCCGACCCAGTCCGTCTGCCCGACCCCGAGGGCCGCATCGAGTTCGATCACGTCCGCTTCGCGTATCCGGTGTCCGACGGCACCGAAGTGCTCACCGACCTCTCGTTCACCGTCGACCCCGGCGAGACCGTGGCGATCGTCGGCGCCACCGGATCGGGCAAGTCCACGATCGCGCGCCTGCTTCCCCGCTTCTACGACGTCGACGACGGCTGGGTGTTCGTCGACGACCACGACGTCCGCAACCTCTCGCTGCACGACCTGCGTGACACCGTCAATGTCGTCACCGACGACCCGTTCCTCTTCGCCACGAGCGTGTTCGACAATGTCGCGTTCGCCCGGCCGGACGCGCCGCCCCATCTGGTCGACGAGGCCATCGCCGATGCGGCGGCAGCCGACTTCGTCGCGGATCTGCCCGGCGGTGTCGACTCCGAGATCGGCGAACGCGGTCTCACCCTGTCGGGCGGGCAACGGCAGCGCATCGCCCTTGCTCGGGCACTGCTGGCCGACCCGAAGATCCTCGTGCTCGACGACGCCACCAGCGCGATCGACGTGGCGGTCGAGGAACGCATTCACGACGCCATCCGGCGCCGACAGGCCGACCGCACCACGATCCTGATCGCCCATCGCCTGTCCACGATCGCTCTCGCCGACCGGGTGCTGCTGATGGAGGGCGGACGAATCGTCGCGTCGGGCGCGCACCATCACCTCCTCGCCACGGACCCCCGCTACGCGGCGATCCTCGCCGACATCCAGGAAGGTGACAGCTGA
- a CDS encoding hemolysin family protein translates to MLAALALVAANAAFVAAEFALVAVDRTRVDEQARQGSAPAARVQALLDRISYHLSGAQLGITVTSLMLGFLAEPAVAAAIEPGLESVFGAIPDGVSIGLALVIATVVQMVLGELVPKSLATSRPLESSFALARPTALYGAFARPVVAVLDGLAASITRRLGVEPAEELEGTPDREELEHLIRSSGEVGMLDEGEVELLTRSIRLADKSADDAMIPRVAVVAIDDQATIDDLVALAVATGHSRFPVMADGLDDLVGVVHVKSVHSVAIDARADTQVIELMAPVLAVPEARDLDDLLVDLREGGQQLAVVIDEHGGTAGIITLEDILEELVGEIDDEHDEIATSLTRVEARGSTVVPASLHPDEVRDLTGFDMPEGEYETLAGLVLDRLGEIPAPGDRCTVDGWRLEVVAMDRLRVASVRVVAPPEDEEEEA, encoded by the coding sequence TTGCTGGCCGCCCTTGCCCTGGTCGCCGCCAACGCAGCCTTTGTTGCCGCCGAGTTCGCCTTGGTCGCCGTCGATCGCACCCGGGTGGACGAGCAGGCTCGTCAGGGGAGCGCGCCCGCGGCGCGGGTGCAGGCGCTGCTCGACCGCATCTCGTATCACCTGTCGGGCGCCCAACTCGGCATCACCGTCACTTCGCTCATGCTCGGTTTCCTGGCCGAACCCGCAGTCGCGGCAGCGATCGAGCCGGGCCTCGAGTCCGTGTTCGGCGCGATTCCCGACGGGGTGTCGATCGGCCTCGCGCTGGTCATCGCCACCGTCGTCCAGATGGTGCTCGGCGAGTTGGTGCCGAAGTCGCTCGCCACGAGCCGGCCGCTCGAGTCGTCGTTCGCACTGGCTCGCCCCACTGCGCTCTACGGCGCCTTCGCCCGGCCGGTCGTCGCGGTGCTCGACGGCCTCGCGGCCTCGATCACCCGCCGCCTGGGGGTGGAGCCGGCCGAGGAGCTCGAAGGCACGCCTGATCGCGAGGAGCTCGAGCACCTGATCCGCAGCTCGGGTGAGGTCGGCATGCTGGACGAGGGCGAGGTCGAGTTGCTGACCCGTTCCATCCGCCTGGCCGACAAGTCCGCCGACGATGCCATGATTCCGCGCGTCGCCGTCGTCGCGATCGACGATCAGGCCACCATCGACGACCTCGTCGCGCTGGCCGTGGCCACCGGTCACTCCCGGTTCCCGGTGATGGCCGACGGACTCGACGACCTCGTCGGCGTCGTCCATGTCAAGTCGGTTCACAGCGTGGCGATCGATGCTCGCGCCGACACGCAGGTGATCGAGCTGATGGCACCTGTGCTCGCCGTGCCCGAGGCCCGCGACCTCGACGACCTGCTCGTGGACCTACGCGAGGGCGGTCAACAGCTCGCGGTGGTGATCGACGAACACGGCGGCACGGCCGGAATCATCACCCTGGAGGACATTCTCGAGGAGCTGGTCGGCGAGATCGACGACGAGCACGACGAGATAGCCACGTCGCTCACCCGCGTCGAGGCACGAGGCTCCACGGTGGTTCCCGCGTCGCTGCATCCCGACGAGGTCCGCGATCTCACCGGTTTCGACATGCCCGAGGGGGAGTACGAAACGCTCGCCGGTCTCGTACTCGATCGGCTCGGTGAGATCCCTGCACCCGGTGACCGCTGCACGGTCGACGGCTGGCGGCTCGAGGTCGTCGCGATGGACCGGCTACGCGTTGCGTCGGTGCGGGTCGTCGCGCCGCCCGAGGACGAGGAGGAAGAAGCGTGA
- a CDS encoding hemolysin family protein, with protein MTAGFLVAAVVLLIANGFFVAIEFALLASRASRLQPMAKDGTDLGAAAALDAVRDLQPQLAGAQLGITMASLGLGFVAEPAIATLLESAIEAVVHLPSGVLHAVSFLIALSIVVTFHMVLGEMVPKNLAIANPERVARLLAPLHTAYVALFRPVIWFLNAISNGIVRMFGYEPVDELNTALTVNEFHTLLAGAVEDGKIEDLEHELLSGALDFRARTAGSIMTPRHRMATVSRNASVAEVEALVTETGHSRVPVRGAGPDDIIGFVHSKDLLRLPLEARDDQVPLEMMRRMLIVSPDQLVRDLMRAMRRARRHVALVRSADGRLLGLVTLEDALEALVGDIRDETDTEARG; from the coding sequence GTGACGGCCGGATTCCTCGTCGCCGCGGTGGTCCTGCTCATCGCCAACGGTTTCTTCGTGGCCATCGAGTTCGCGTTGCTCGCGAGTCGGGCGTCGCGACTCCAGCCCATGGCCAAGGACGGCACCGATCTGGGGGCGGCGGCCGCGCTCGATGCCGTGCGCGATCTCCAACCCCAGCTCGCCGGTGCCCAACTCGGCATCACCATGGCCTCACTCGGTCTCGGCTTCGTGGCCGAGCCGGCCATCGCCACGCTGCTGGAGTCGGCCATCGAGGCGGTGGTCCACCTGCCGAGCGGCGTGCTTCACGCCGTGTCGTTCCTCATCGCCTTGAGCATCGTGGTCACGTTCCACATGGTGCTGGGCGAGATGGTGCCGAAGAACCTGGCCATCGCGAATCCCGAGCGGGTTGCCCGTCTGCTGGCGCCGTTGCACACGGCCTACGTGGCGTTGTTCCGTCCCGTCATCTGGTTTCTCAACGCGATCTCCAACGGCATCGTGCGGATGTTCGGCTACGAGCCGGTCGACGAGCTCAACACCGCGCTCACGGTCAACGAGTTCCACACGCTGCTCGCCGGTGCCGTCGAGGACGGCAAGATCGAGGACCTCGAACACGAGCTGCTCTCGGGCGCCCTCGATTTCCGGGCCCGGACCGCCGGGTCGATCATGACTCCGCGCCACCGGATGGCAACGGTTTCGCGAAACGCGTCGGTGGCCGAGGTCGAGGCGCTCGTGACGGAGACCGGACACAGCCGGGTGCCCGTACGCGGCGCCGGGCCGGACGACATCATCGGCTTCGTCCACTCGAAGGACCTACTGCGGCTGCCCCTCGAGGCCCGGGACGATCAGGTGCCGCTCGAGATGATGCGGCGGATGCTGATCGTCTCGCCCGACCAGCTCGTACGTGACCTCATGCGAGCCATGCGTCGGGCTCGTCGCCATGTGGCGCTGGTGCGGTCGGCCGACGGTCGGCTGTTGGGCCTGGTCACCTTGGAAGACGCCCTCGAAGCCCTCGTGGGCGACATTCGCGACGAGACCGACACCGAAGCCCGGGGATGA
- a CDS encoding TauD/TfdA family dioxygenase: protein MNDIRIIPTTSSLGAEIEGIDLSMATDEQLEIVRWALLEHHVVFLRDQRLDDEAHEQFARRWGDPIPNPILAHLDAPVAIGVVFNDAEHLPDQDGEGWHTDHSWASYIPDVAILRAVTTPPRGGDTMWSNIGAAHDALSPALQEFLADATARHDPGERFAHEMRARMPAETADELLAAFPGFDHPVIVRHPVTGRRGLFVNPGYTRRINGLHASESAALLRLLFDLVAHPDLVCRFRWRDGDVAIWDEHATLHRGPNDFAPARRELRRFTVGASEPAPV from the coding sequence GTGAACGACATCCGCATCATTCCCACCACCAGCTCTCTGGGCGCCGAGATCGAGGGCATCGACCTGTCCATGGCGACCGACGAACAGCTCGAGATCGTGCGGTGGGCGCTTCTCGAACACCACGTGGTGTTCCTGCGCGACCAGCGGCTCGACGATGAGGCGCACGAGCAGTTCGCGAGGCGCTGGGGCGACCCGATTCCGAACCCGATCCTGGCCCACCTCGATGCCCCCGTCGCCATCGGTGTGGTGTTCAACGACGCCGAGCACCTCCCCGATCAGGACGGCGAGGGATGGCACACCGACCACTCCTGGGCGAGCTACATCCCCGACGTCGCCATCCTCCGCGCCGTCACCACCCCGCCGCGCGGCGGCGACACCATGTGGAGCAACATCGGCGCCGCCCACGACGCGCTCTCGCCCGCGCTGCAGGAGTTCCTCGCCGATGCGACGGCCCGTCATGATCCGGGCGAACGTTTCGCGCACGAGATGCGGGCCCGCATGCCTGCCGAGACAGCGGACGAACTCCTCGCGGCATTTCCCGGTTTCGATCACCCGGTCATCGTTCGTCATCCGGTCACCGGACGCCGGGGCCTGTTCGTGAACCCGGGTTACACCCGTCGCATCAACGGCCTCCACGCCAGCGAGAGCGCAGCTCTGCTCCGTCTGCTCTTCGATCTCGTCGCCCACCCCGATCTCGTCTGCCGGTTCCGTTGGCGCGACGGCGATGTCGCGATCTGGGACGAGCACGCCACGCTGCACCGTGGACCCAACGACTTCGCCCCCGCCCGTCGGGAGCTTCGTCGATTCACGGTGGGTGCGAGCGAGCCAGCACCGGTCTGA
- a CDS encoding sugar nucleotide-binding protein, with protein sequence MTLSAPDLLVVGGTGFLGRHLLAGAAGASATHFSSPAGDGSIDWHRCDLADGGPGVEHLILRLRPHAVINAAYLQHGPDLDAVTTLAPARMATACRRVGARFVHVSTDVVFDGTTDRPYRETDPVSPVHEYGRAKAASEAAVLTADPSAVVARTSLLWGDRDDPGPQVMLTTRSDMSFYEDEYRNPISVVALAAACRELAGRDDVTGLLHVAGADTVSRLEFAQRVCGLVGVDAGALKGSDRPDDPTRPGNCPLDSSRARELLDTPLTGIREFVS encoded by the coding sequence ATCACTCTGTCGGCGCCTGACCTTCTCGTCGTCGGCGGCACGGGCTTCCTCGGCCGCCACCTGCTCGCGGGCGCCGCGGGGGCCTCGGCGACCCACTTCTCGTCGCCGGCCGGCGACGGGTCGATCGACTGGCACCGGTGCGATCTCGCCGACGGCGGGCCCGGCGTCGAGCACCTGATCCTCCGCTTGCGCCCGCACGCGGTGATCAACGCCGCCTACCTCCAGCACGGGCCCGACCTCGATGCGGTGACCACGCTCGCCCCGGCCCGTATGGCCACCGCGTGTCGACGCGTCGGGGCCCGCTTCGTCCACGTGTCGACCGATGTGGTGTTCGACGGCACCACCGACCGGCCCTATCGAGAGACCGATCCGGTGTCGCCGGTACACGAGTACGGCCGGGCCAAAGCGGCGTCGGAGGCGGCAGTGCTCACAGCCGATCCGAGCGCCGTCGTGGCCCGTACCAGCCTGCTCTGGGGCGACCGCGACGATCCCGGTCCGCAGGTGATGCTCACCACGCGGTCCGACATGAGCTTCTACGAGGACGAGTACCGGAACCCGATCTCGGTCGTCGCTCTCGCCGCCGCGTGCCGGGAACTGGCCGGCCGCGACGACGTCACCGGTCTCCTCCACGTTGCCGGGGCCGACACGGTGAGTCGGCTCGAGTTCGCGCAGCGGGTGTGCGGGCTGGTTGGCGTCGACGCCGGCGCGCTGAAAGGCTCCGACCGGCCGGACGACCCCACCCGGCCCGGGAACTGTCCGCTCGACAGCAGCCGGGCCCGGGAGCTGCTCGACACGCCACTCACCGGCATCAGGGAGTTCGTCTCGTGA
- the fabI gene encoding enoyl-ACP reductase FabI, translated as MGLLEGKKLLITGVLTDASLAFGVAKLAQEQGAEIVLTGAGRGLRLTQRTARKLPTEPEVHEFDVTQPDQVVALRETLDAKWGRLDGALHSIGFAPEACLGEDFMGAGWDDVKVAVEISAYSLKVLAEATAPLMTDGGSLVGLTFDATVAWPAYNWMGVAKAALESTNRYLARELGPRGIRCNLIAAGPIRTMAAKSIPGFAQFEDVWDDKAPLGWDVDDSTTVAETTCALLSDWFRGTTGSMIHVDGGYHSVGA; from the coding sequence GTGGGTCTACTCGAGGGAAAGAAGCTCCTGATCACCGGGGTCCTCACCGACGCGTCGCTCGCGTTCGGTGTCGCCAAGCTGGCCCAAGAGCAGGGCGCGGAGATCGTGCTGACCGGCGCCGGCCGGGGGCTGCGGCTCACCCAGCGCACCGCTCGCAAGCTGCCCACCGAGCCCGAGGTCCACGAGTTCGACGTCACCCAGCCCGACCAGGTGGTCGCCCTGCGCGAGACGCTCGACGCCAAGTGGGGCCGCCTCGACGGCGCGCTGCACTCGATCGGGTTCGCCCCCGAGGCGTGTCTGGGCGAGGACTTCATGGGCGCCGGTTGGGATGACGTGAAGGTCGCGGTCGAGATCTCGGCCTACTCGTTGAAGGTGCTGGCCGAGGCCACAGCCCCACTGATGACCGATGGCGGATCACTCGTCGGCCTGACCTTCGACGCGACCGTTGCGTGGCCCGCCTACAACTGGATGGGGGTGGCCAAGGCCGCGCTCGAATCCACCAATCGCTATCTGGCCCGCGAACTCGGCCCCCGGGGCATCCGCTGCAACCTCATCGCCGCCGGGCCGATCCGGACGATGGCGGCGAAGTCCATCCCCGGCTTCGCCCAGTTCGAGGACGTCTGGGACGACAAGGCGCCGCTCGGTTGGGACGTCGACGATTCGACCACGGTCGCGGAAACCACCTGTGCGCTGCTGTCGGACTGGTTCCGTGGCACCACCGGCTCGATGATCCACGTGGACGGCGGGTATCACTCTGTCGGCGCCTGA